The Cytobacillus firmus genome segment TGCGGGAAAGCAAATACCGTATCTGGTGCAGCTACACGCAGAACTGGTGCTTCCAGACTAAGAATTGCACGATCATTGATTTCTGCCACTACACTTGCTGCAATACCAGCTTGTTTTTGTGCTTCCTGAACAACAATCGCTCTTCCTGTCTTTTCAACAGAAGCAATAATTGTTTCAATATCAAGAGGTGCGACAGTACGCAAGTCGATAACTTCGGCAGATTTCCCTTCTTTTTCAAGTTCTTCAGCCGCTTTTAAAGACTCATGGACCATTGCCCCGTAAGTAACGATTGTCAGGTCTGAACCCTCACGTTTAACCTCTGCTTTGCCAAGCGGAATGGTATATTCCTCTTCAGGTACTTCCTGGCGGAAAGAACGATACAACTTCATATGCTCAAGGAAGATAACAGGATCGTTATCGCGGATTGCTGAGATAAGAAGCCCTTTTGCATCATAAGGAGTTGACGGAATAACAACCTTTAGTCCAGGCTGCTGCGCCATTAAACCTTCAAGGCTGTCAGCGTGCATTTCAGGAGTATGTACCCCTCCTCCGAATGGCGAACGGATCGTAACCGGTGAATTATATCTTCCGCCGGAACGGTAACGCATACGTGCCAGCTGACCGGAAATCGAATCCATTACTTCATAAACGAATCCAAAGAATTGGATCTCAGGTACCGGACGGAAGCCTTGTAAACCAAGACCGACAGCCAGACCGCCAATTCCGGATTCAGCCAGCGGTGTATCAAATACACGCTCTTCGCCAAATTCTTTTTGAAGGCCTTCGGTAGCACGGAAAACGCCGCCGTTAACGCCCACATCTTCACCGAATACCAATACATTCGGATCGTTGCGCAATTCTGTGCGAAGAGCATCAGTAATTGCCTGAATCATTGTCATTTGCGCCATGGCTTACTTCGACTCCTTTTCTTTGTATATTTCATACTGTTCTTTTAGGTTGTAAGGCATTTCTTCATACATGATGTTCATAAGGTCAGTAACTTTTTGCTTAGGTGTCTCATCAGCCTTTTTAATAGCTTCTTTAATATCTTCTTTTGCTTGTTCAATTACTTCGTTTTCCATATCTTCATTCCAGATTCCTTTGTCTTCAAGGAATTTGCGGAAACGAACAAGAGGATCTTTCTTTTCCCATTCATTATCAAGGTCAGAAGTACGGTAGCGGGTTGGATCGTCTCCAGCCATTGTGTGCGGTCCGTAACGATATGTCAGCGTTTCGATTAATGTAGGACCTTCACCATTAAGTGCACGTTCACGGGCTTCGCGAACAGCTGCATATACAGCAAGCGGATCCATGCCATCAACCTGAATTCCTGGAATACCGGCCGCCACTGCCTTTTGAGCAATTGTTTTAGCTGCTGATTGTTTTTCAACAGGAGTAGAGATTGCAAAACGGTTATTTTGCACAATAAAGATAGCAGGTGCTTTAAATGCTCCTGCAAAGTTGATGCCTTCATAGAAGTCACCTTGTGAAGCACCGCCGTCGCCAGTATAAGTGATGGCAACTTTCTTTTCGCCGCGCTTTTTCATGCCAAGGGCAACCCCTGCAGTCTGAATATATTGTGCTCCAATGATAATCTGAGGTGAAATAACATTTACACCTTCAGGCATATTTCCGCCTTCGAAGTGCCCGCGGGACCATAGGAAAGCCTGGTATAACGGAAGGCCATGCCAAATGATTTGAGGCACATCACGATAACCTGGAAGAATGAAGTCTTCCTTCTCCAGCGCAAAATGAGATGCAAGCTGAGAAGCTTCCTGTCCGGCAGTAGGAGCATAGAAGCCCAAACGGCCTTGTCTGTTAAGTGAAATAGAACGCTGATCAAGAATGCGGGTATAAACCATGCGTCGCATTAATTCCTGAAGCTGTTCATCGCTTAAGTCAGGCATTGCTGAATCATTAACAACCTTGCCTTCTTCATTTAAAATTTGTAGAGTTTGGAACTGTTCTTCAACTGTTTCGAGCTGTTTTTTCGCATCGAATTGTGCCTTCTTTGTTTTAGAAGCCA includes the following:
- the pdhA gene encoding pyruvate dehydrogenase (acetyl-transferring) E1 component subunit alpha, which gives rise to MASKTKKAQFDAKKQLETVEEQFQTLQILNEEGKVVNDSAMPDLSDEQLQELMRRMVYTRILDQRSISLNRQGRLGFYAPTAGQEASQLASHFALEKEDFILPGYRDVPQIIWHGLPLYQAFLWSRGHFEGGNMPEGVNVISPQIIIGAQYIQTAGVALGMKKRGEKKVAITYTGDGGASQGDFYEGINFAGAFKAPAIFIVQNNRFAISTPVEKQSAAKTIAQKAVAAGIPGIQVDGMDPLAVYAAVREARERALNGEGPTLIETLTYRYGPHTMAGDDPTRYRTSDLDNEWEKKDPLVRFRKFLEDKGIWNEDMENEVIEQAKEDIKEAIKKADETPKQKVTDLMNIMYEEMPYNLKEQYEIYKEKESK
- a CDS encoding alpha-ketoacid dehydrogenase subunit beta; amino-acid sequence: MAQMTMIQAITDALRTELRNDPNVLVFGEDVGVNGGVFRATEGLQKEFGEERVFDTPLAESGIGGLAVGLGLQGFRPVPEIQFFGFVYEVMDSISGQLARMRYRSGGRYNSPVTIRSPFGGGVHTPEMHADSLEGLMAQQPGLKVVIPSTPYDAKGLLISAIRDNDPVIFLEHMKLYRSFRQEVPEEEYTIPLGKAEVKREGSDLTIVTYGAMVHESLKAAEELEKEGKSAEVIDLRTVAPLDIETIIASVEKTGRAIVVQEAQKQAGIAASVVAEINDRAILSLEAPVLRVAAPDTVFAFPQAETVWLPNYKDVIETAKKVLEF